The genomic region CCGTCAGGGCGGAGCTTGAGGATAATATCCGCGTGACAACCGAACTTGCCCATTACATCAAGAGCCGGATGAACGGGGGGGAATTCGGCCTTGAAGTGGAAGTCGGGGAGATCGGCAGGAAGGACACCGGTGGTCTCATTCTCACAAAACCCGAAGAGGCGGTCGAGTATATCCGGGCGCTCAATGAGAATAATGTCTTTCCCCACGCTCTTGCAATAGCAAACGGCAGCAGCCATGGTCACACCTATGATGCCCAGGGAAATGTCGTGGAACAGCTCTCCATCGACATCCCCCAGACAAAAGCCATTGCCGAAGCCCTCCGCAAAAACCACTTACAGGTGGGTATTGCCCAGCACGGTATCACCGGCACCCCCCGCGAACTGATCAATCTCCACTTCCCCAAGGGAGATATCATCAAGGGCAATGTCGGGACGTTCTGGCAGGATGTGGCGTTCAACACCTTCAAAATCTACGAACCGGCTCTTTACAAGGAGATCCAGGACTGGACCCTTGAGAAGTACCGTCCCCTGAACCCCGGGAAGAAGGATCGCCAGATCTTTGACGGGAACTGCAAGATGGCGATCAAAGAATTCTACAAACAGATCTATTCGGTTGAGGAAGCAACCGAGCAGGCCATGGTTGCGATGGCCTATGCGGAAAGCCTTCTCTTTTTCCGGGCCTTTGGGGCCTACGGGACTGCATCGGCAGTCCGCAAGTCCCTCCAATAAACCCTCCAATATGTTTTTGTCCCGTTGGGGCGATGTTGTAGCATGCCAAAGACAACCATCTCTGTGATCAAAGCGGATGTGGGCAGTTTTCCCGGCCACTCGCGTACCCACCCGAAGTTGCTCGAGAAGGCTGCAAAGATGCTCAAGGAGGAGAAGGGAAAACTCCTCATTGATGCGTTTGTCACTCACTGCGGTGACGACCTTGAGCTGATCATGACGCATTCCCATGGCCCGGACAATAAAAATGTGCACAAACTCGCCTGGGATGTCTTCATGGAGTGCACCAAGATTGCTAAGGATATGAAACTCTACGGGGCCGGCCAGGACCTGCTCTCCGATGCCTTCTCCGGCAATGTCCGGGGCCTCGGTCCCGGGGTTGCCGAGATGGAATTCGAGGAGCGGGGATCCGACCCGGTCCTCATCTTCATGGCTGACAAGACCGAGCCCGGGGCCTGGAATTTCTTCCTGTACAAGATCTTTGCCGATCCGTTCAACACCTCCGGTCTTGTCATTGACCCGAGCATGCACAGCGGTTTTGTCTTTGAAGTCCACGATGTCATGAAGAAACGCCGGATCCAGTTTAAAACTCCGGAAGAGACCTACACCCTTCTCTCCTACATCGGTGCCTGCTCAAGGTACGTGATCAAGCATGTCTGGCGAAAGGACGGGATGATTGCGGCCTCCACAAGCACGGAAAAACTGAACCTTACTGCGGGCAGGTACGTGGGAAAGGACGATCCCGTCATGATCGTGCGCGCCCAGAGTGGTCTTCCTTCGGTGGGAGAAGTCATAGAACCGTTCTGCACCCCCATCATCGTTGCCGGCTGGATGCGGGGTTCGCATCACGGCCCCTTCATGCCTGTCGGGCTCTGCGATGCCAACATGACCCGGTTCGATGGGCCTCCCCGCTGCATCTGCATGGGCTTCCAGGTAAGCAACGGGCATCTGATAGGGCCGGCCGATATGTTCGATGATGTCGGGTTCGATCGCGTGAGAGCCCGCTGCAACGAGATCGCGGATGTCATCCGGGACCAGGGCCCGTTCGAACCCCACCGTTTATCACTTGAAGAGATGGAATACACAACCCTTCCTGGCATCGAGAAACAGTTCCGCGACCGCTGGGAGGGAATACCCGAATAATTTTTTTTTGACTTCCCGATACGTTGGATTTGGCGCTTTTTGGCATCCCGTCAGCCCCCGGGTGCGGGTAATGAGCAAACTTTAATTATCTTACATCCCAAATTAGGGCAGATGGTTAACGGAATTGTTTTGCCGATAAAAAAAGTGTTTGCGCTTGTGGATTCAAAGATATCCGTCGAGATAAAAGATGAAGGCCGCAAGCTGCAGGGGCGCCTTGTCGCGGTGGACGAATATCTCAACATCCACATGGAAGAGACAACTGAGTTTGTCGATAACCAGCGGGGCAGGAGCCTTGGCACAGTTGTGATCCGGGGTAACAATATCCTCACTATTGCACCGGTAATCTGAATTACATCGGGGTGAAACGACATGGGAGATCCGGTAGATGAAGGACTGAAACTGATTCAGTCGAAGCCTGAAGGTGTACTTCAGAGCGAGCTCTGGAAAGAGCTGGGTGTTGACAGCCGGAAATGTTCCCGGATCGTCAAGAAACTGGAAGACAGCGGTCTCATCGAACGAATCGAGTTCAAGAAAGAGGGTATCAAGACCTACCTCCTGCGGGCCAAGCAGATGCCGGTCAATCCCTGCGATCTTCTCGCCGGTGACGAGCTGATACCCTGTATCGGCTGCGAACTTGAGTGCATTGTGGAAGAGTGCCACCCGCTCATGGACTGGATGTACCAGCTGGCAATCGTCCAGCACACGGAATAATCTTTTTTCACCGTTGGGAGGATCATTTTTCATCCTCAACAACTATTTATCGACCGGCCTTCCACCTGATAATAGTGAGTTCCACGCAATTTTCTCCGGGAGAGGCCCGATGATCTCAGTCCTGTTTATCGATGACAACACCGATCTTGTCATTCAAATCCGCACTTTTTTAGAAAAGACCGGGGACATGAAAGTGGAACCTGCCCGCACCATCAAGCAGGGCATCGAGAAACTCAAAGGCCGCACGTTCGATGTCATCATCTCCTGCGAACAGACCTCCGACATAAACGGGATCGAGTTCGTTGCCGATATGAACGGGATCGAATTTCTGAAGTATCTCAAGTCCCTTGGCATCACAACTCCTGTAATCCTCCTCTCCCGGCGGGGCCAGAACAAGATCGTGCTCCAGGAAGTCAACAACGCAACCGAGCTGATCCTCCCCAAAGGAGGGGATATACGGGCCCCGCTCTTTGAGATGGTCAATCTCGTCAAACAGACCATGCTCCGGAAGAAAGCCGAGCGGGATGTGAAAGTCCAGAACGAGCAGCTGGCAACCATCCTCTCGGCAACCCCCCTTGGCATATTCCAGATGCAGAACGGGATTCTCGGGTGGGTGAACCGCCCGTTCTTTACCATGCTCGGCACCGATGAATCGGGCCTTGTCGGGAAGAATTTCCGTACACTTTTCAGAACTGCCGAAGAGTATGAACAGGCCTGCAGGGAGTTCCTGATCCGGAGGGATGCCGAAGGACTCCTGCATGCGGATTGCAGGATTGTCAGGAAGGACGGGTCGCTCCTTCCCTGCCATATCCAGGTCCAGCCGCTGGACTCCCGGGACGTGACAAAGGGTGGCACATTCGTTGTCACGGACAACTCCGAGCGGCAGAGGATGGCCGATCTGGTAAAAGAGAGCGAGGCCAAGTACCGCGAGATCCTCCAGAACTCCCAGAGCATCATCATACGGATGGATACCCGGGGGAACATCACGTTCTTCAACCACTATGCCCTGACGTTCTTCGATTATGCAAGCGAGGATGTGCTCGGCAAGAACGTTGTCGGGACAATAGTCCCGGCAAAGAGCCGGGTCCAGCACGATCTCTCGATGATGGTCAATGACCTGGGTTTCAATGCCGAGGGATATGCCGTCAACGTGAACGAGAATATAAGGAGAAACGGCGACCATGTCTGGATTGCCTGGATCAACAAGGCCATCCGGGACGAACAGGGGCATATTGTCGAGATCCTCTGCATTGGTCACGACATTACCGACCGGCGGCAGAAGGAGCGGGGGGAAGTCCGGATCAGCACGGATTCCTGGAAGGATACCGTGATCCTGGATACCGATGTGAAAGATGAGGTCTTCGATGCCGTTTTCCATATCTGCACGGAGATCTCGATCGAAGGCCGGGAAGGAAAGCCCGTCGGCACAACGTTTCTCATCGGCGATACGAAGAATGTGCTGGAGAAATCCCGCCAGATCATCCTAAACCCGTTCGAAGGCCACCGGCCCGAGCTCCGGGTTGTTACGAATACCGAACTCAAGGAGAATATCAAGGCCCTGGCCCAGCTGGACGGCGCCTTTGTCATCACCGGGGATGGCTTTGTCGAGGCGGTGGGCCGCTATATCACCGTTGACACGTCCAATGTGTCGCTTCCCCCGGGCATGGGAACCCGGCACAACTCGGTTGCCGCGATAACGCAGGTTACCAATACCGTGGGAATCGTTGTCTCTCAGAGCGGCGGGGGTATCACGGTCTTCCGGCACGGTCAGATCCTCAAGAAAGTCACGCTGTGAGAACGCCCGGTTCTCACCCGGCAGTCCTGAACCTGCCTGCTCCGGCACAGGAATCTTCATCCCGCCGTCCATTTCTCTCGTCAAGTCCCGGCATAATCGTACTGATGTTCCCCAGTTTTACTTTGATTTGACGACCGATTCCCTATCCGGGTGATATTTATCCTTTTTTTTAAACCGGATCTCTGTCCGAAGCCTCGTCGCGCATGGTTTTTTGGGGAATTCTTCACTATTCTGTTTTTTTAAATCCATCCCATTCCCCCATTTTGAGCCGGGTTCAGGGTATTCCGGGTGGTTGTATGCCAGCCGGGTCGAAAGTCTGGCGGATATCCCGATCTTTCCCTCGGAAAAACAATCCGGATACAATTTTCCGGGGCAGATCAAGAGAGAAACAATAAAGAACGAAAACCCGAAATAGACAATTACGGACTGACTATCACATGAACCAGACCCTTAATGTACTTATTGTTGAGGACTCGCCCGACGATGCTACCCTTGTTGTCCTGGAACTCCAGAAAGGAGGACTTGTTGTTGCCCATGAGCGGGTCGAGACTGCCGAAGGAATGAAGGCCGCCCTTGCCCGCAAGTCCTGGGACGTCATTCTCTGCGATTACAATATCCCCAATTTCGGCGCCATGAAGGCGCTTGCTCTGGTCAAAGAGCTGGGCGTGACCCTCCCGTTCATTGTGCTGTCCGGGGTCGTGGGCGAGGAGACCGCAGTCAACACCATGCGGGCCGGTGCCCAGGATTTCATTGTGAAAGGCCAGTACTCCCGGCTCGTCCCGGCCGTGAAACGCGAGATCGAGGAGTTCGAGAAGGAAAAGATCCAGGCAGAAAAGATAAAAAAACAGACCGAGGAAGCAAAGAAGCAGAAGCAGCTGGCTTTTACGATGATGATGCAGAACCCCCAGCCGCTCATCCTCGTGGATACCGAATATCACATAAAGATCGCCAACGATGCCTTCCTTGTCCTCTCCGGGATAACCGAAGAGAAGCTCCAGAGCATGAGCATCCGGGATTTCAAGGTGCTGGAGAAGAGCGGCCACAACCTCCGCGAAGCTCTTGAAACAAAGAAAGGAGTGACGGGCGATGTCAAAGTCGAGTTCCCGACCGGTATCCATTACCTTGAACAACATACCATCCCGCTTCTCGACAAGGACGGGGCAATCGTTGCCCTGATGGCGGTCTACAACGACAACACCGAGAAACGCAAAGTTGAAGCAGCCAAAGCGGAATTCACGCAATACCAGAGCGACTATTTCAAAACCCTGTCCGAAGATCTCACCATGATGGCCAGGGGCGACCTGAACTTCAAGCTGATCCTGCCCACCCCCAATGCGAATACCCAGGCAGCGCATGACCAGTTCGTTGTCATCAACAGCATGATTGCGAAAGTGAGGGATGCGCTCCAGCTCATGATCTCGGATGCCGATATGCTTGCTGCAGCAGCCGTTGCGGGAAAACTGAACACCCGGGCCGATCCGACCCGGCACGAGGGGGATTACCGGAAGATCATCGTTGGTGTAAACAACACGCTCGATGCCGTTATCCGGCCGGTCAACGAAGCCCTGAGGATGTCCCAGGAATATGCCCGGCAGAACTTCTCTGCCCGTGTTGATGACAATCTCCGGGTTGCCGGGGATTTCCTCGTATTCAAGGAAGCCCTCAACAGCATCGGCATCTCCGTTTCCGCAGCGGTCAAAGGTGTCAACACCGAGACCTCTCGTCTTTCGGTCTCTGCCCAGGAAGCCCTCAACAGCCTCAACGAGGTAGCGTCGGCATCCGCCCATATCGCCTCCAATGCCCAGAAAGTCAATGAGAATGCTGACATGAGTTCGATGGGAGTCGAGCAGGTACTCAAGGCAATGGAGGACATGAATGCGGCAGTCGAGCAGGTCACTTCCAGCATGGAAGGCGTCTCGAACCAGGCCAAGCAGGCCAGCGATGCTTCAAAGACCGGGGCGGTCATTGCCGAGAATGTCGAGAAAGGCATGGGCGACATTGCCAAATCCACCGGAACCGTGTACGATATCGTTCACGATATCGAGACGCAGATGGCAAATATCTCCAAGATCGTGACGCTGATAAGCGATCTTGCCAACCAGACCAATCTGCTTGCCCTCAATGCAGCCATCGAGGCAGCAAGGGCCGGCGAGGCAGGCCGGGGATTTGCCGTTGTGGCAACCGAAGTCAAGTCCCTTGCGCAGGAATCCCGGGCCAGTGCTGAAAAGATCGAGGACATGATCTCCACGCTCAACAAATCCACAAGGGAAGCAGCGCTTGCCATGGACGATGCAAAGAACCAGGTGGTAAAGGGCACCCAGATGTCTGCCGAAGCGCTTGAAGCCTTCCGGAAGATCAAGGTTGCAGCAGAAGGTGTGGCCAATGCAGCTGCCGAAGTGGCTGCGGCAAGCCAGGAGCAGGCTGCCACCGTCCAGGAGATCACGGCGAGCGTCCACGAGGTCAGCTCCAAGATCGAGAGCACGGCAAAAGAGGCAAGCAATGCTGCAGCGGCTGCCGAGGAAGCAACCGCTTCGGTAAGCGAAGTGAACCGGGTTGTTGAAAACGTCAACAAGATTGCAGACAACGTATCCCGTGAGATGGCAAAGTTCACCATCTGACGAGCGCGATGTGCGGGAACTGCCTCAGGGCAGACGATATCCGCCATACTCTTTACCCCTCTGTCCGCAGATGACTCCGGGCTGCCCCGGGTTCCGGCCATCGGCAGGATCCCCGTCCGGGCGCAGGCCCGGAACCACGGATGCCCTGAACCGAAAATGGATGCGGGAGGATGTTGCCGGGCCGGCTGCGTCCGCTTTCACCTTCCGGGAGATATCCTATGACCTATGACAGTGCACTGCTCCTCATCGACGATGATCCCGAGTTTCTGAACGTAAGTGTCCATTTTCTCAAAGATCGCGGTTTCTGGGATATAACAACAACCCGGTCCTCAAAGGAAGCCCTCGCCCTCATCGGTACCCGGACTTTCGATGTCATTATAGCCGATTACGAGTTGCCCCCGGGGCAGAACAGCATCCATCTCTTAAAAACACTGAAATCTCAGGGAAACGAGACGCCGTTCATCATCTTCACGGGAAAGAGCCGGGAGGAGGTTGCAATCGAGGCGCTCAACAATGGTGCGGCCTATTACCTCCAGAAAGGCATCGAGATCGAGGTCCAGTACGCAGAACTCCACAACATGATCATGCAGCTTGCTGAGAAGAAGCGGGCAAAGGAGCGGGTCCTGCGGCAGGAAGTCGAACTCCGGTTGAAGAATGAGGAACTCGAGTCGTTCTGCTATTCCATATCCCATGACCTGCGGGCCCCGCTCCGGGTGATCGATGGCTATTGCGCATTCATCCTGGCCAAAGCCGGCAGTGATCTGGATCCCGGAATCCAGAGCTATCTAAACGGTATCCAGGGAGCAAGCACAAAGATGAACACCATGATCGAGAGCCTGCTC from uncultured Methanoregula sp. harbors:
- a CDS encoding class II fructose-bisphosphate aldolase; protein product: MKNKAYGPIPGSTILHGISGKKAIVMAANVRIAAVAKGIFQAAKDTDSAVIMELARSECDLKGGYTGMTPKDFSEKMNAAAQAVQFDVWALHADHISIKKGDAAEVEGTKQLIDAQIQASYTSFAIDASHLFNFDGKTVRAELEDNIRVTTELAHYIKSRMNGGEFGLEVEVGEIGRKDTGGLILTKPEEAVEYIRALNENNVFPHALAIANGSSHGHTYDAQGNVVEQLSIDIPQTKAIAEALRKNHLQVGIAQHGITGTPRELINLHFPKGDIIKGNVGTFWQDVAFNTFKIYEPALYKEIQDWTLEKYRPLNPGKKDRQIFDGNCKMAIKEFYKQIYSVEEATEQAMVAMAYAESLLFFRAFGAYGTASAVRKSLQ
- the fbp gene encoding fructose-1,6-bisphosphate aldolase/phosphatase, whose amino-acid sequence is MPKTTISVIKADVGSFPGHSRTHPKLLEKAAKMLKEEKGKLLIDAFVTHCGDDLELIMTHSHGPDNKNVHKLAWDVFMECTKIAKDMKLYGAGQDLLSDAFSGNVRGLGPGVAEMEFEERGSDPVLIFMADKTEPGAWNFFLYKIFADPFNTSGLVIDPSMHSGFVFEVHDVMKKRRIQFKTPEETYTLLSYIGACSRYVIKHVWRKDGMIAASTSTEKLNLTAGRYVGKDDPVMIVRAQSGLPSVGEVIEPFCTPIIVAGWMRGSHHGPFMPVGLCDANMTRFDGPPRCICMGFQVSNGHLIGPADMFDDVGFDRVRARCNEIADVIRDQGPFEPHRLSLEEMEYTTLPGIEKQFRDRWEGIPE
- a CDS encoding LSM domain-containing protein — protein: MVNGIVLPIKKVFALVDSKISVEIKDEGRKLQGRLVAVDEYLNIHMEETTEFVDNQRGRSLGTVVIRGNNILTIAPVI
- a CDS encoding MarR family transcriptional regulator, with the translated sequence MGDPVDEGLKLIQSKPEGVLQSELWKELGVDSRKCSRIVKKLEDSGLIERIEFKKEGIKTYLLRAKQMPVNPCDLLAGDELIPCIGCELECIVEECHPLMDWMYQLAIVQHTE
- a CDS encoding PAS domain S-box protein yields the protein MISVLFIDDNTDLVIQIRTFLEKTGDMKVEPARTIKQGIEKLKGRTFDVIISCEQTSDINGIEFVADMNGIEFLKYLKSLGITTPVILLSRRGQNKIVLQEVNNATELILPKGGDIRAPLFEMVNLVKQTMLRKKAERDVKVQNEQLATILSATPLGIFQMQNGILGWVNRPFFTMLGTDESGLVGKNFRTLFRTAEEYEQACREFLIRRDAEGLLHADCRIVRKDGSLLPCHIQVQPLDSRDVTKGGTFVVTDNSERQRMADLVKESEAKYREILQNSQSIIIRMDTRGNITFFNHYALTFFDYASEDVLGKNVVGTIVPAKSRVQHDLSMMVNDLGFNAEGYAVNVNENIRRNGDHVWIAWINKAIRDEQGHIVEILCIGHDITDRRQKERGEVRISTDSWKDTVILDTDVKDEVFDAVFHICTEISIEGREGKPVGTTFLIGDTKNVLEKSRQIILNPFEGHRPELRVVTNTELKENIKALAQLDGAFVITGDGFVEAVGRYITVDTSNVSLPPGMGTRHNSVAAITQVTNTVGIVVSQSGGGITVFRHGQILKKVTL
- a CDS encoding methyl-accepting chemotaxis protein; the encoded protein is MNQTLNVLIVEDSPDDATLVVLELQKGGLVVAHERVETAEGMKAALARKSWDVILCDYNIPNFGAMKALALVKELGVTLPFIVLSGVVGEETAVNTMRAGAQDFIVKGQYSRLVPAVKREIEEFEKEKIQAEKIKKQTEEAKKQKQLAFTMMMQNPQPLILVDTEYHIKIANDAFLVLSGITEEKLQSMSIRDFKVLEKSGHNLREALETKKGVTGDVKVEFPTGIHYLEQHTIPLLDKDGAIVALMAVYNDNTEKRKVEAAKAEFTQYQSDYFKTLSEDLTMMARGDLNFKLILPTPNANTQAAHDQFVVINSMIAKVRDALQLMISDADMLAAAAVAGKLNTRADPTRHEGDYRKIIVGVNNTLDAVIRPVNEALRMSQEYARQNFSARVDDNLRVAGDFLVFKEALNSIGISVSAAVKGVNTETSRLSVSAQEALNSLNEVASASAHIASNAQKVNENADMSSMGVEQVLKAMEDMNAAVEQVTSSMEGVSNQAKQASDASKTGAVIAENVEKGMGDIAKSTGTVYDIVHDIETQMANISKIVTLISDLANQTNLLALNAAIEAARAGEAGRGFAVVATEVKSLAQESRASAEKIEDMISTLNKSTREAALAMDDAKNQVVKGTQMSAEALEAFRKIKVAAEGVANAAAEVAAASQEQAATVQEITASVHEVSSKIESTAKEASNAAAAAEEATASVSEVNRVVENVNKIADNVSREMAKFTI
- a CDS encoding ATP-binding protein, yielding MTYDSALLLIDDDPEFLNVSVHFLKDRGFWDITTTRSSKEALALIGTRTFDVIIADYELPPGQNSIHLLKTLKSQGNETPFIIFTGKSREEVAIEALNNGAAYYLQKGIEIEVQYAELHNMIMQLAEKKRAKERVLRQEVELRLKNEELESFCYSISHDLRAPLRVIDGYCAFILAKAGSDLDPGIQSYLNGIQGASTKMNTMIESLLKFSRAGRLALDCQEVNLSKITWEIIAPLREHNPDRQVTVDIEDGMVVHADRTLISMALQNLIDNAWKYTGKTNQAEISISMKKENDLTIIAIRDNGAGFNADQAENLFHPFTRFHTESEFPGTGIGLATVHRIIERHGGRIWAESQAGNGAMFSFTLPVCRNMPGRNPDAFGNPQACPETGTGKK